A window of Pomacea canaliculata isolate SZHN2017 linkage group LG3, ASM307304v1, whole genome shotgun sequence contains these coding sequences:
- the LOC112559342 gene encoding sodium- and chloride-dependent glycine transporter 1-like, with the protein MDTDSTNSSSVSSSNGLKPTQAQHERGGWGGKLDFILTCIGYAVGLGNIWRFPYLCYKSGGGAFFIPYTMFLLMCGLPLFFMEVSCGQFSSLSPVPIWKICPMFKGVGIGMVMVSSIVCIYYNVIIAWTIYYLFLSFRATLPWSTCKNEWNTQSCLDTSQLFAEEMSQNRTASNSSTLYALASILEVASPYPDMAANSSEQSAPLAISMAANLTAPSGRKAMSASEEFWQHHVLKLSSGIEELGEVRWQLLICLALSWLFVFLCLFKGVKILGKVMHFAAPFPYLVLTVLLIRGVTLPGAIDGIKFYIIPRFEELTKFQVWGDAALQIFYSVGMAWGGVITMASYNRFNNNAYRDAMIVPFVNCGTSVFAGFVIFSVLGFMAHEANSTVDQIVTQGPGLTFVAYPEAVSKMPIAPLWSILFFLMLFVVGLDSQFGMFETMLSSLIDEFPHLLRGRKTLLTAVTCFVEFLLGIPCICQGGIYVLQTMDWYCSSFSLMIISFVECVAISWIYGMDQFMKDIELMIGFKPCRFWTYMWKFVTPTVVLFIWVFSVTTLGPVTYGSYTYPTWAIIMGWTIGVSSMLPIPIYALYRLTGEKGSISERVRKLWTPAPDWGPKLPEHRKLYLASRGIMNMDSLEPLKKKSPDSFKGFVGQMQHEEV; encoded by the exons ATGGACACGGACAGCACGAACAGCAGCTCCGTCTCCTCCAGCAACGGACTCAAGCCTACACAAGCTCAGCACGAGCGAGGCGGGTGGGGCGGCAAGCTGGATTTCATTCTCACTTGCATCGGGTACGCCGTGGGGCTGGGCAACATCTGGAGGTTTCCTTATCTGTGCTATAAGAGTGGAGGAG GAGCCTTTTTCATTCCCTACACCATGTTCCTGCTAATGTGTGGTCTGCCCTTGTTCTTCATGGAAGTCTCTTGCGGCCAGTTCTCCTCCTTGTCCCCGGTACCCATCTGGAAGATCTGCCCCATGTTTAAAG GAGTTGGCATCGGCATGGTGATGGTATCCTCCATCGTTTGCATCTATTACAATGTCATCATCGCCTGGACCATCTATTATTTGTTCCTGTCGTTCCGCGCCACGCTGCCCTGGAGCACTTGCAAAAACGAGTGGAACACCCAGTCTTGCCTCGACACCAGCCAGCTGTTTGCTGAAGAAATGTCCCAGAACCGCACGGCCAGCAACTCTTCAACCTTATACGCACTGGCCTCCATACTGGAAGTTGCCTCCCCTTACCCCGACATGGCAGCCAATAGCAGCGAGCAGTCGGCGCCTCTTGCCATCAGCATGGCGGCCAACCTGACGGCGCCATCAGGCCGCAAGGCCATGTCGGCCAGTGAGGAGTTCTGGCa ACACCACGTGCTGAAGCTGTCCTCTGGGATTGAAGAGCTGGGAGAAGTGAGATGGCAGCTGCTCATCTGTCTTGCCTTGTCCTGGTTGTTCGTCTTCCTGTGTCTTTTCAAGGGGGTGAAGATCCTCGGCAAG GTGATGCACTTTGCTGCACCTTTCCCATACCTTGTCCTGACGGTCTTGCTGATACGAGGTGTTACCTTGCCCGGCGCTATTGACGGAATCAAGTTCTACATCATCCCACGCTTCGAAGAACTGACTAAATTTCAG GTTTGGGGTGATGCTGCTTTGCAAATCTTCTACTCTGTCGGCATGGCCTGGGGAGGAGTTATCACCATGGCTAGTTACAACCGCTTTAACAACAATGCATACag AGACGCAATGATCGTTCCTTTTGTGAACTGTGGGACAAGTGTCTTTGCTGGGTTTGTCATCTTCTCTGTACTTGGATTCATGGCACACGAAGCCAACAGCACAGTCGACCAGATTGTTACTCAGG GTCCTGGACTAACATTTGTCGCATACCCCGAAGCCGTGTCCAAGATGCCCATTGCCCCACTGTGgtccattcttttctttctgatgttgtttgttgtcgGACTGGACAGTCAG TTTGGGATGTTCGAGACTATGCTCAGCAGTCTCATTGACGAATTTCCTCACTTGCTTCGTGGAAGAAAAACTCTTCTGACTGCGGTTACCTGTTTTGTGGAGTTTCTTTTGGGCATTCCCTGCATCTGCCAG GGAGGAATTTACGTGCTGCAAACCATGGACTGGTACTGCTCCAGCTTTTCTCTGATGATCATTTCCTTCGTAGAGTGTGTTGCTATCTCCTGGATTTATG GTATGGACCAGTTCATGAAAGACATAGAGTTAATGATCGGCTTTAAACCTTGCCGCTTCTGGACATACATGTGGAAGTTTGTGACGCCAACGGTCGTTTTG TTCATCTGGGTGTTCAGTGTGACCACTCTTGGCCCAGTGACCTACGGGTCGTATACATACCCGACATGGGCTATTATTATGGGATGGACCATAGGGGTGTCTTCAATGCTGCCCATCCCCATCTATGCACTTTACCGACTGACAGGTGAAAAAGGATCCATTTCTGAG AGAGTGCGAAAGCTGTGGACGCCTGCACCTGACTGGGGTCCGAAATTGCCAGAGCACCGGAAGCTGTACCTGGCATCACGGGGGATCATGAACATGGACTCTCTTGaacctttaaaaaagaaaagcccgGACAGTTTTAAGGGATTCGTCGGTCAGATGCAACACGAAGAAGTGTGA
- the LOC112559341 gene encoding sodium-dependent proline transporter-like isoform X2: protein MGIVQQQLEHRKLHEQQVRLGQLLGSEPDGAGGAIFPQPVVSHRPQQLQRLHQRPRGPVHRTAAGGGRGRCCRQLPQDGTNYTSPSEEYFYRSVLDVSSGLDRLGVIKWQMVMCLLLCWIIVFFCLFRGIKSAGKVSYVVALVPYVAVLVLLVRGVTMAGSSNGVNFYTTPKWEQLKQPRMWVDAAAQVFFSLSICWGGLTTLSSYNKFHNNVYRDAILVCLGDTLMSILSGFAVFAMIGVLSDKLGSPVEGVIQSDVGMTFIVYPAALLSFPVPSLWSALFFLMLVTMGLGTTFCTIETVVTAIVDENPAFLKKRRVLMLTAVCVVSFLLGLPCAAQGGLYLLQLMDEYLTGFPLLIAGLCLCLGISGVYGLQRFCNDIQHMTKAKVGVWWKVMWISVTPVVIVFILISCGIGYQSLGKQFDDIRYPWWSEVLGFSLVFVCILPIFAWPMFKVLKGSGPFLKRIQMLCRPDPAWGPALEKNWNYVEYFPAVQTNLLAVEMENPPLNTITDRVEFTTVGVRIPSVSQTSLLPLSQHHPGTVRMKSVKTLDMRQKAILNHAYSNPQCNLFYGSAEKLTQGTRVSSSSDGALNDVVVAHRTRLKPEMKDVCTQTDVSCFEKLKRQVSEPIGRATTPPSPAPSLSRSMSWMHEGEPAVIEVEVTKF from the exons ATGGGAATTGTGCAACAACAGCTGGAACACCGCAA GCTGCACGAGCAACAAGTTCGCCTCGGACAACTGCTCGGGTCTGAACCAGACGGTGCTGGCGGCGCCATCTTTCCGCAACCTGTCGTGTCACACCGTCCTCAGCAACTGCAGCGCCTACACCAGCGACCGCGTGGGCCAGTGCATCGGACAGCTGCGGGAGGTGGTCGGGGGAGATGCTGTCGTCAACTACCACAGGATGGGACCAACTACACCAGTCCCAGCGAAGAGTATTTCTA TCGGTCCGTGCTGGATGTGTCGTCAGGCCTGGATCGTCTCGGGGTCATCAAGTGGCAGATGGTCATGTGCCTCCTGCTGTGCTGGATCATCGTCTTCTTCTGCCTCTTCCGGGGCATCAAGTCAGCAGGCAAG GTGTCCTACGTGGTGGCGCTGGTGCCCTACGTGGCGGTGCTGGTGCTGTTGGTTCGCGGCGTCACAATGGCGGGCAGCAGCAACGGCGTCAACTTCTACACCACCCCGAAGTGGGAGCAGCTGAAGCAGCCACGGATGTGGGTGGACGCCGCGGCACAAGTCTTCTTCTCGTTGTCCATCTGCTGGGGCGGCCTGACCACACTCAGCAGCTACAACAAGTTCCACAACAACGTGTACAG GGACGCCATTCTGGTCTGTCTGGGCGACACGCTGATGAGCATCCTGTCCGGTTTTGCTGTTTTCGCCATGATTGGGGTCCTCAGTGACAAACTTGGTTCACCTGTCGAAGGTGTTATTCAGTCAG ACGTGGGCATGACCTTCATCGTGTATCCAGCGGCTCTGCTGTCGTTCCCCGTGCCGTCGCTGTGGTCGGCGCTGTTTTTTCTGATGCTGGTGACGATGGGACTGGGCACCACCTTCTGTACCATCGAAACAGTCGTCACCGCCATTGTCGATGAAAATCCGGCCTTTCTCAAGAAGCGGCGCGTGTTAATGCTGACTGCCGTCTGTGTCGTGTCCTTCCTTCTGGGCCTGCCGTGTGCTGCACAG ggagGCTTGTACCTGCTGCAGCTGATGGACGAGTATTTGACAGGCTTCCCCTTGCTGATAGCGGGACTTTGTCTCTGTCTGGGTATTTCCGGCGTGTACGGCCTTCAGCGCTTCTGTAACGACATCCAGCACATGACCAAAGCCAAGGTGGGCGTGTGGTGGAAGGTCATGTGGATCTCTGTCACACCAGTCGTCATCGTG TTCATACTGATATCCTGTGGCATCGGATACCAATCCCTGGGGAAGCAGTTTGATGACATCAGATACCCGTGGTGGTCAGAGGTGTTGGGATTCTCGCTAGTCTTCGTCTGCATCCTCCCTATCTTTGCCTGGCCCATGTTTAAAGTTCTAAAAGGCAGTGGGCCATTCTTGAAG AGAATACAAATGTTGTGTCGGCCGGATCCTGCCTGGGGTCCCGCCCTGGAGAAAAACTGGAACTATGTGGAATACTTCCCGGCTGTTCAGACAAACCTGCTCGCAGTGGAGATGGAGAACCCGCCTCTCAACACCATCACAG ATCGAGTGGAGTTTACCACAGTGGGTGTGCGGATACCCAGTGTTTCCCAGACCAGCCTGCTACCTCTATCCCAGCATCACCCCGGCACTGTCCGAATGAAATCGGTCAAAACCCTGGACATGCGGCAAAAAGCCATTTTAAACCACGCCTACAGCAACCCCCAGTGTAACCTCTTTTATG GCTCAGCGGAAAAGCTGACCCAAGGGACGCGAGTCAGTTCGTCGAGTGACGGCGCCTTGAACGACGTGGTTGTCGCCCATCGCACGCGTCTCAAACCTGAGATGAAGGATGTTTGTACACAGACCGATGTCAGCTGCTTTGAGAAACTCAAGAGACAAGTCTCT GAGCCGATTGGTCGGGCCACAACGCCTCCGTCACCCGCCCCCTCCCTGTCGCGCTCCATGTCCTGGATGCATGAAGGAGAGCCCGCAGTCATAGAAGTGGAAGTGACCAAATTCTAA
- the LOC112559341 gene encoding sodium- and chloride-dependent glycine transporter 2-like isoform X3: protein MLSSTTTGWDQLHQSQRRVFLSSDRRNIRVKRYGVDSSCNSRSVLDVSSGLDRLGVIKWQMVMCLLLCWIIVFFCLFRGIKSAGKVSYVVALVPYVAVLVLLVRGVTMAGSSNGVNFYTTPKWEQLKQPRMWVDAAAQVFFSLSICWGGLTTLSSYNKFHNNVYRDAILVCLGDTLMSILSGFAVFAMIGVLSDKLGSPVEGVIQSDVGMTFIVYPAALLSFPVPSLWSALFFLMLVTMGLGTTFCTIETVVTAIVDENPAFLKKRRVLMLTAVCVVSFLLGLPCAAQGGLYLLQLMDEYLTGFPLLIAGLCLCLGISGVYGLQRFCNDIQHMTKAKVGVWWKVMWISVTPVVIVFILISCGIGYQSLGKQFDDIRYPWWSEVLGFSLVFVCILPIFAWPMFKVLKGSGPFLKRIQMLCRPDPAWGPALEKNWNYVEYFPAVQTNLLAVEMENPPLNTITGQKAGVNFDWNQSVDEVYPPWQLKVGADRVEFTTVGVRIPSVSQTSLLPLSQHHPGTVRMKSVKTLDMRQKAILNHAYSNPQCNLFYGSAEKLTQGTRVSSSSDGALNDVVVAHRTRLKPEMKDVCTQTDVSCFEKLKRQVSEPIGRATTPPSPAPSLSRSMSWMHEGEPAVIEVEVTKF, encoded by the exons ATGCTGTCGTCAACTACCACAGGATGGGACCAACTACACCAGTCCCAGCGAAGAGTATTTCTA TCTAGTGATAGGCGCAACATCCGGGTGAAACGATACGGAGTGGACAGTTCCTGTAACAG TCGGTCCGTGCTGGATGTGTCGTCAGGCCTGGATCGTCTCGGGGTCATCAAGTGGCAGATGGTCATGTGCCTCCTGCTGTGCTGGATCATCGTCTTCTTCTGCCTCTTCCGGGGCATCAAGTCAGCAGGCAAG GTGTCCTACGTGGTGGCGCTGGTGCCCTACGTGGCGGTGCTGGTGCTGTTGGTTCGCGGCGTCACAATGGCGGGCAGCAGCAACGGCGTCAACTTCTACACCACCCCGAAGTGGGAGCAGCTGAAGCAGCCACGGATGTGGGTGGACGCCGCGGCACAAGTCTTCTTCTCGTTGTCCATCTGCTGGGGCGGCCTGACCACACTCAGCAGCTACAACAAGTTCCACAACAACGTGTACAG GGACGCCATTCTGGTCTGTCTGGGCGACACGCTGATGAGCATCCTGTCCGGTTTTGCTGTTTTCGCCATGATTGGGGTCCTCAGTGACAAACTTGGTTCACCTGTCGAAGGTGTTATTCAGTCAG ACGTGGGCATGACCTTCATCGTGTATCCAGCGGCTCTGCTGTCGTTCCCCGTGCCGTCGCTGTGGTCGGCGCTGTTTTTTCTGATGCTGGTGACGATGGGACTGGGCACCACCTTCTGTACCATCGAAACAGTCGTCACCGCCATTGTCGATGAAAATCCGGCCTTTCTCAAGAAGCGGCGCGTGTTAATGCTGACTGCCGTCTGTGTCGTGTCCTTCCTTCTGGGCCTGCCGTGTGCTGCACAG ggagGCTTGTACCTGCTGCAGCTGATGGACGAGTATTTGACAGGCTTCCCCTTGCTGATAGCGGGACTTTGTCTCTGTCTGGGTATTTCCGGCGTGTACGGCCTTCAGCGCTTCTGTAACGACATCCAGCACATGACCAAAGCCAAGGTGGGCGTGTGGTGGAAGGTCATGTGGATCTCTGTCACACCAGTCGTCATCGTG TTCATACTGATATCCTGTGGCATCGGATACCAATCCCTGGGGAAGCAGTTTGATGACATCAGATACCCGTGGTGGTCAGAGGTGTTGGGATTCTCGCTAGTCTTCGTCTGCATCCTCCCTATCTTTGCCTGGCCCATGTTTAAAGTTCTAAAAGGCAGTGGGCCATTCTTGAAG AGAATACAAATGTTGTGTCGGCCGGATCCTGCCTGGGGTCCCGCCCTGGAGAAAAACTGGAACTATGTGGAATACTTCCCGGCTGTTCAGACAAACCTGCTCGCAGTGGAGATGGAGAACCCGCCTCTCAACACCATCACAG GGCAAAAAGCAGGTGTTAATTTTGACTGGAACCAAAGTGTGGACGAAGTTTACCCTCCCTGGCAGTTGAAAGTAGGGGCAG ATCGAGTGGAGTTTACCACAGTGGGTGTGCGGATACCCAGTGTTTCCCAGACCAGCCTGCTACCTCTATCCCAGCATCACCCCGGCACTGTCCGAATGAAATCGGTCAAAACCCTGGACATGCGGCAAAAAGCCATTTTAAACCACGCCTACAGCAACCCCCAGTGTAACCTCTTTTATG GCTCAGCGGAAAAGCTGACCCAAGGGACGCGAGTCAGTTCGTCGAGTGACGGCGCCTTGAACGACGTGGTTGTCGCCCATCGCACGCGTCTCAAACCTGAGATGAAGGATGTTTGTACACAGACCGATGTCAGCTGCTTTGAGAAACTCAAGAGACAAGTCTCT GAGCCGATTGGTCGGGCCACAACGCCTCCGTCACCCGCCCCCTCCCTGTCGCGCTCCATGTCCTGGATGCATGAAGGAGAGCCCGCAGTCATAGAAGTGGAAGTGACCAAATTCTAA
- the LOC112559341 gene encoding sodium-dependent proline transporter-like isoform X1, with translation MGIVQQQLEHRKLHEQQVRLGQLLGSEPDGAGGAIFPQPVVSHRPQQLQRLHQRPRGPVHRTAAGGGRGRCCRQLPQDGTNYTSPSEEYFYRSVLDVSSGLDRLGVIKWQMVMCLLLCWIIVFFCLFRGIKSAGKVSYVVALVPYVAVLVLLVRGVTMAGSSNGVNFYTTPKWEQLKQPRMWVDAAAQVFFSLSICWGGLTTLSSYNKFHNNVYRDAILVCLGDTLMSILSGFAVFAMIGVLSDKLGSPVEGVIQSDVGMTFIVYPAALLSFPVPSLWSALFFLMLVTMGLGTTFCTIETVVTAIVDENPAFLKKRRVLMLTAVCVVSFLLGLPCAAQGGLYLLQLMDEYLTGFPLLIAGLCLCLGISGVYGLQRFCNDIQHMTKAKVGVWWKVMWISVTPVVIVFILISCGIGYQSLGKQFDDIRYPWWSEVLGFSLVFVCILPIFAWPMFKVLKGSGPFLKRIQMLCRPDPAWGPALEKNWNYVEYFPAVQTNLLAVEMENPPLNTITGQKAGVNFDWNQSVDEVYPPWQLKVGADRVEFTTVGVRIPSVSQTSLLPLSQHHPGTVRMKSVKTLDMRQKAILNHAYSNPQCNLFYGSAEKLTQGTRVSSSSDGALNDVVVAHRTRLKPEMKDVCTQTDVSCFEKLKRQVSEPIGRATTPPSPAPSLSRSMSWMHEGEPAVIEVEVTKF, from the exons ATGGGAATTGTGCAACAACAGCTGGAACACCGCAA GCTGCACGAGCAACAAGTTCGCCTCGGACAACTGCTCGGGTCTGAACCAGACGGTGCTGGCGGCGCCATCTTTCCGCAACCTGTCGTGTCACACCGTCCTCAGCAACTGCAGCGCCTACACCAGCGACCGCGTGGGCCAGTGCATCGGACAGCTGCGGGAGGTGGTCGGGGGAGATGCTGTCGTCAACTACCACAGGATGGGACCAACTACACCAGTCCCAGCGAAGAGTATTTCTA TCGGTCCGTGCTGGATGTGTCGTCAGGCCTGGATCGTCTCGGGGTCATCAAGTGGCAGATGGTCATGTGCCTCCTGCTGTGCTGGATCATCGTCTTCTTCTGCCTCTTCCGGGGCATCAAGTCAGCAGGCAAG GTGTCCTACGTGGTGGCGCTGGTGCCCTACGTGGCGGTGCTGGTGCTGTTGGTTCGCGGCGTCACAATGGCGGGCAGCAGCAACGGCGTCAACTTCTACACCACCCCGAAGTGGGAGCAGCTGAAGCAGCCACGGATGTGGGTGGACGCCGCGGCACAAGTCTTCTTCTCGTTGTCCATCTGCTGGGGCGGCCTGACCACACTCAGCAGCTACAACAAGTTCCACAACAACGTGTACAG GGACGCCATTCTGGTCTGTCTGGGCGACACGCTGATGAGCATCCTGTCCGGTTTTGCTGTTTTCGCCATGATTGGGGTCCTCAGTGACAAACTTGGTTCACCTGTCGAAGGTGTTATTCAGTCAG ACGTGGGCATGACCTTCATCGTGTATCCAGCGGCTCTGCTGTCGTTCCCCGTGCCGTCGCTGTGGTCGGCGCTGTTTTTTCTGATGCTGGTGACGATGGGACTGGGCACCACCTTCTGTACCATCGAAACAGTCGTCACCGCCATTGTCGATGAAAATCCGGCCTTTCTCAAGAAGCGGCGCGTGTTAATGCTGACTGCCGTCTGTGTCGTGTCCTTCCTTCTGGGCCTGCCGTGTGCTGCACAG ggagGCTTGTACCTGCTGCAGCTGATGGACGAGTATTTGACAGGCTTCCCCTTGCTGATAGCGGGACTTTGTCTCTGTCTGGGTATTTCCGGCGTGTACGGCCTTCAGCGCTTCTGTAACGACATCCAGCACATGACCAAAGCCAAGGTGGGCGTGTGGTGGAAGGTCATGTGGATCTCTGTCACACCAGTCGTCATCGTG TTCATACTGATATCCTGTGGCATCGGATACCAATCCCTGGGGAAGCAGTTTGATGACATCAGATACCCGTGGTGGTCAGAGGTGTTGGGATTCTCGCTAGTCTTCGTCTGCATCCTCCCTATCTTTGCCTGGCCCATGTTTAAAGTTCTAAAAGGCAGTGGGCCATTCTTGAAG AGAATACAAATGTTGTGTCGGCCGGATCCTGCCTGGGGTCCCGCCCTGGAGAAAAACTGGAACTATGTGGAATACTTCCCGGCTGTTCAGACAAACCTGCTCGCAGTGGAGATGGAGAACCCGCCTCTCAACACCATCACAG GGCAAAAAGCAGGTGTTAATTTTGACTGGAACCAAAGTGTGGACGAAGTTTACCCTCCCTGGCAGTTGAAAGTAGGGGCAG ATCGAGTGGAGTTTACCACAGTGGGTGTGCGGATACCCAGTGTTTCCCAGACCAGCCTGCTACCTCTATCCCAGCATCACCCCGGCACTGTCCGAATGAAATCGGTCAAAACCCTGGACATGCGGCAAAAAGCCATTTTAAACCACGCCTACAGCAACCCCCAGTGTAACCTCTTTTATG GCTCAGCGGAAAAGCTGACCCAAGGGACGCGAGTCAGTTCGTCGAGTGACGGCGCCTTGAACGACGTGGTTGTCGCCCATCGCACGCGTCTCAAACCTGAGATGAAGGATGTTTGTACACAGACCGATGTCAGCTGCTTTGAGAAACTCAAGAGACAAGTCTCT GAGCCGATTGGTCGGGCCACAACGCCTCCGTCACCCGCCCCCTCCCTGTCGCGCTCCATGTCCTGGATGCATGAAGGAGAGCCCGCAGTCATAGAAGTGGAAGTGACCAAATTCTAA